The following coding sequences lie in one Capsicum annuum cultivar UCD-10X-F1 chromosome 5, UCD10Xv1.1, whole genome shotgun sequence genomic window:
- the LOC107870610 gene encoding uncharacterized protein LOC107870610 isoform X1 has protein sequence MAGWSKSSYKKPKNPKRPVRNEVDYDNTKLLFIEVLTIFIKQVTGDLFYRPLPPMLGDGKSVDLFKLYLVVRENGGYEGVCENGLWGLMAENCGFNSGNGFGLKLVYVKYLDVFEKWMLRVKRRGAGECELGEVELDLKEVLAKVEEEKARDGGNGKWKLMKKGDDGVEVRGLVGLNGNTGGFECKSNLDEEHMKFVDGKDDSLIKSSRKRKKGKNVKCKLRKKGEEVCDDDVEGQAFEGLSESIVKFDSKSNLDEEHLQVVGGKDDSLMKSSMVEKDCFSRKRKKGGNVKCKLRQKSEEACEDGAKGRGFEGLNGSTEGFEGKSNLDEEHLKFVDGKDDSLTKSSVVEKDCISRKRKKGENVNCKLSRKGEAVCADGVEGRSFEGLNEGIERFEGKSNLGSNVITRSLKFVDGADDSLKKSSRKRKKGENVNCKLRKKGEEVCDDGVEVWSLKFVDGADDSLKKSSRKRNKGENVNCKLRMKGEEVCDGDAEARRFVGLNGNTEGFDGKSKVKDIEENKNFVYDEEQLKFVNGTDGSLTKSSMVKEDCISRKRKKGENVNCKLRKKAEEVCDDVEAGGFEGLNGSIVKFDGKSNLDEEHLKFVDGTNDSLTKISMVEEDCISRKRKRAFDTIDGEQLCDGVEARGFGGLNGSTEGFDGKSNLDSNVITRSVVYEEENLKFVDGTDDSLTKSSVVEEDCISRKRKRESYLDLVKWVSEVARNPCDPAIGILPERSKWKDYGTEVVWKQVLLMRDDMLLKRDVDTCGQYSILQIKQKMHPSIYDDTSGSGRLRCSQRVLSAKDHLKKMRAQQFSVSPSSSHSGEDQVDGPTSAELAVGFWWKQRRKRIPVGSQFQADVPKWIEEVYESDSKWLGMGIWPLDKRGKKRTLIDRGPIGKGRQDTCGCKSRGSYDCVKFHLSEKRRKLKIDLGSAYYQWKFDYMGEEVALSWLKEEEQKFQDIVKSNPLSEEKSFWNEIFKFFSNKNRESLVSYYFNVFLLRRRGNQNRSHASNVDSDDDESEYGPRFDCFGRDAKFSIFRSPRKSTPGSEAVQEF, from the exons ATGGCAGGTTGGTCGAAATCCAGCTACAAAAAACCCAAAAACCCGAAAAGGCCTGTCAGAAATGAAGTAGACTATGATAATACAAAGCTATTATTCATAGAAGTACTTACTATATTCATTAAACAAGTTACTGGGGATTTGTTTTATAGGCCATTACCACCAATGTTAGGTGATGGAAAATCAGTTGATTTATTCAAGCTTTATTTGGTTGTAAGGGAAAATGGTGGGTATGagggtgtttgtgaaaatggGTTATGGGGTTTAATGGCTGAGAATTGTGGGTTCAATTCGGGTAATGGGTTTGGTTTGAAATTGGTTTATGTTAAGTATCTGGATGTGTTTGAGAAATGGATGTTGAGAGTAAAGAGAAGGGGGGCTGGGGAATGTGAGTTGGGTGAAGTTGAGTTGGATTTGAAGGAGGTTTTAGCAAAAGTTGAGGAGGAAAAGGCGAGAGATGGCGGAAATGGGAAGTGGAAATTGATGAAGAAAGGTGATGATGGTGTTGAGGTTCGAGGTTTAGTGGGGTTGAATGGAAATACTGGGGGATTTGAGTGTAAAAGTAATTTGGACGAAGAGCATATGAAGTTCGTTGATGGAAAGGATGACTCGTTAATAAAGTCTAGTAGAAAGAGGAAGAAAGGTAAAAATGTGAAGTGTAAGTTGAGGAAAAAAGGTGAAGAGGTGTGTGATGATGATGTCGAGGGTCAGGCTTTTGAGGGGTTGAGTGAAAGTATTGTGAAATTTGACAGTAAAAGTAATTTGGACGAAGAGCATTTGCAGGTTGTCGGTGGAAAGGATGACTCATTGATGAAGTCTAGTAtggttgagaaagattgttttagTAGGAAGAGGAAGAAAGGTGGAAATGTGAAATGTAAGTTGAGGCAGAAAAGTGAAGAGGCGTGTGAGGATGGTGCTAAGGGTCGGGGGTTTGAGGGGTTGAATGGAAGTACTGAGGGATTTGAGGGTAAAAGTAATTTGGACGAAGAACATTTGAAGTTTGTCGATGGAAAGGATGACTCATTAACGAAGTCTAGTGTGGTTGAGAAAGATTGTATAAGTAGGAAGAGGAAGAAAGGTGAAAATGTGAATTGTAAGTTGAGTAGAAAAGGTGAAGCGGTGTGTGCTGATGGTGTTGAGGGTCGGAGCTTTGAGGGGTTGAATGAAGGTATTGAGAGATTTGAGGGTAAAAGTAATTTGGGCAGCAATGTGATTACTAGGAGTTTGAAGTTTGTCGATGGAGCAGATGACTCATTAAAAAAATCTAGTAGGAAGAGGAAGAAAGGTGAAAATGTGAACTGTAAGTTGAGGAAAAAAGGTGAAGAGGTGTGTGATGATGGTGTTGAGGTTTGGAGTTTGAAGTTTGTCGATGGAGCAGATGACTCGTTAAAAAAGTCTAGTAGGAAGAGGAATAAAGGTGAAAATGTGAATTGTAAGTTGAGGATGAAAGGTGAAGAGGTGTGTGATGGTGATGCCGAGGCTCGGCGTTTTGTGGGGTTGAATGGAAATACTGAGGGATTTGATGGTAAAAGTAAAGTGAAggatattgaagaaaataagaattttGTCTATGACGAAGAGCAATTGAAGTTTGTCAATGGAACAGATGGCTCGTTAACAAAGTCTAGTATGGTTAAGGAAGATTGTATTAGTAGGAAGAGGAAGAAAGGTGAAAATGTGAATTGTAAGTTGAGGAAGAAAGCTGAAGAGGTATGTGATGATGTTGAGGCTGGGGGTTTTGAGGGGTTGAATGGAAGTATTGTAAAATTTGATGGTAAAAGTAATTTGGACGAAGAGCATTTGAAGTTTGTTGATGGAACAAATGACTCGTTAACGAAGATTAGTATggttgaggaagattgtattAGTAGGAAGAGGAAGAGAGCTTTTGATACCATAGATGGTGAACAGTTGTGTGATGGCGTCGAGGCTCGGGGTTTTGGTGGGTTGAATGGAAGTACTGAGGGATTTGATGGTAAAAGTAATTTGGACAGCAATGTGATTACAAGGAGTGTTGTCTATGAAGAAGAGAATTTGAAGTTTGTGGATGGAACAGATGACTCGTTAACGAAGTCTAGTGTGGTTGAGGAGGATTGCATTAGTAGGAAGAGGAAGCGAGAATCTTATTTGGATTTGGTGAAGTGGGTTAGTGAAGTTGCGAGAAATCCTTGTGATCCTGCTATTGGTATTTTGCCGGAAAGGTCTAAGTGGAAGGATTATGGGACTGAAGTGGTATGGAAGCAGGTTCTGCTGATGCGAGATGACATGCTTTTGAAAAGGGATGTGGATACGTGTGGCCAGTACTCAATATTGCAG ATAAAACAGAAGATGCATCCATCTATTTATGATGATACTTCTGGTTCTGGAAGATTAAGATGCAGCCAGCGAGTCCTATCTGCAAAAGATCATCTGAAAAAGATGCGTGCACAGCAGTTTTCAGTGTCACCTTCAAGCTCTCATAGTGGCGAGGATCAGGTCGATGGACCAACTTCTGCAGAGTTGGCAGTTGGTTTTTGGTGGAAACAGCGCAGAAAGAGAATACCAGTTGGGTCACAGTTTCAAGCAGATGTTCCCAAATGGATTGAGGAGGTCTATGAAAGTGACTCTAAATGGTTGGGCATGGGAATCTGGCCGCTAGACAAACGAGGGAAAAAAAGAACGTTAATTGACAGAGGTCCTATTGGGAAAGGAAGGCAAGATACCTGTGGCTGCAAATCCCGAGGTTCTTATGACTGTGTCAAGTTTCATCTTTCCGAGAAAAGAAGGAAGCTTAAGATTGATTTGGGATCAGCTTATTATCAATGGAAATTTGACTATATGGGTGAAGAAGTTGCACTTTCTTGgttaaaagaagaagaacagaAATTTCAGGATATAGTGAAGTCGAACCCTTTGTCCGAGGAGAAGAGTTTCTGGAATGAGATATTTAAGTTCTTTTCAAACAAAAACAGGGAGTCTTTGGTAAGCTACTACTTTAATGTCTTCCTTCTACGGCGCAGGGGCAACCAGAATAGGAGTCATGCCAGTAATGTTGACAGTGATGATGATGAATCAGAATATGGACCTAGATTTGATTGTTTTGGGCGGGATGCTAAGTTCTCTATCTTTCGTTCCCCAAGGAAAAGCACACCCGGGTCAGAGGCGGTACAAGAATTTTGA
- the LOC107870610 gene encoding uncharacterized protein LOC107870610 isoform X2, whose amino-acid sequence MLGDGKSVDLFKLYLVVRENGGYEGVCENGLWGLMAENCGFNSGNGFGLKLVYVKYLDVFEKWMLRVKRRGAGECELGEVELDLKEVLAKVEEEKARDGGNGKWKLMKKGDDGVEVRGLVGLNGNTGGFECKSNLDEEHMKFVDGKDDSLIKSSRKRKKGKNVKCKLRKKGEEVCDDDVEGQAFEGLSESIVKFDSKSNLDEEHLQVVGGKDDSLMKSSMVEKDCFSRKRKKGGNVKCKLRQKSEEACEDGAKGRGFEGLNGSTEGFEGKSNLDEEHLKFVDGKDDSLTKSSVVEKDCISRKRKKGENVNCKLSRKGEAVCADGVEGRSFEGLNEGIERFEGKSNLGSNVITRSLKFVDGADDSLKKSSRKRKKGENVNCKLRKKGEEVCDDGVEVWSLKFVDGADDSLKKSSRKRNKGENVNCKLRMKGEEVCDGDAEARRFVGLNGNTEGFDGKSKVKDIEENKNFVYDEEQLKFVNGTDGSLTKSSMVKEDCISRKRKKGENVNCKLRKKAEEVCDDVEAGGFEGLNGSIVKFDGKSNLDEEHLKFVDGTNDSLTKISMVEEDCISRKRKRAFDTIDGEQLCDGVEARGFGGLNGSTEGFDGKSNLDSNVITRSVVYEEENLKFVDGTDDSLTKSSVVEEDCISRKRKRESYLDLVKWVSEVARNPCDPAIGILPERSKWKDYGTEVVWKQVLLMRDDMLLKRDVDTCGQYSILQIKQKMHPSIYDDTSGSGRLRCSQRVLSAKDHLKKMRAQQFSVSPSSSHSGEDQVDGPTSAELAVGFWWKQRRKRIPVGSQFQADVPKWIEEVYESDSKWLGMGIWPLDKRGKKRTLIDRGPIGKGRQDTCGCKSRGSYDCVKFHLSEKRRKLKIDLGSAYYQWKFDYMGEEVALSWLKEEEQKFQDIVKSNPLSEEKSFWNEIFKFFSNKNRESLVSYYFNVFLLRRRGNQNRSHASNVDSDDDESEYGPRFDCFGRDAKFSIFRSPRKSTPGSEAVQEF is encoded by the exons ATGTTAGGTGATGGAAAATCAGTTGATTTATTCAAGCTTTATTTGGTTGTAAGGGAAAATGGTGGGTATGagggtgtttgtgaaaatggGTTATGGGGTTTAATGGCTGAGAATTGTGGGTTCAATTCGGGTAATGGGTTTGGTTTGAAATTGGTTTATGTTAAGTATCTGGATGTGTTTGAGAAATGGATGTTGAGAGTAAAGAGAAGGGGGGCTGGGGAATGTGAGTTGGGTGAAGTTGAGTTGGATTTGAAGGAGGTTTTAGCAAAAGTTGAGGAGGAAAAGGCGAGAGATGGCGGAAATGGGAAGTGGAAATTGATGAAGAAAGGTGATGATGGTGTTGAGGTTCGAGGTTTAGTGGGGTTGAATGGAAATACTGGGGGATTTGAGTGTAAAAGTAATTTGGACGAAGAGCATATGAAGTTCGTTGATGGAAAGGATGACTCGTTAATAAAGTCTAGTAGAAAGAGGAAGAAAGGTAAAAATGTGAAGTGTAAGTTGAGGAAAAAAGGTGAAGAGGTGTGTGATGATGATGTCGAGGGTCAGGCTTTTGAGGGGTTGAGTGAAAGTATTGTGAAATTTGACAGTAAAAGTAATTTGGACGAAGAGCATTTGCAGGTTGTCGGTGGAAAGGATGACTCATTGATGAAGTCTAGTAtggttgagaaagattgttttagTAGGAAGAGGAAGAAAGGTGGAAATGTGAAATGTAAGTTGAGGCAGAAAAGTGAAGAGGCGTGTGAGGATGGTGCTAAGGGTCGGGGGTTTGAGGGGTTGAATGGAAGTACTGAGGGATTTGAGGGTAAAAGTAATTTGGACGAAGAACATTTGAAGTTTGTCGATGGAAAGGATGACTCATTAACGAAGTCTAGTGTGGTTGAGAAAGATTGTATAAGTAGGAAGAGGAAGAAAGGTGAAAATGTGAATTGTAAGTTGAGTAGAAAAGGTGAAGCGGTGTGTGCTGATGGTGTTGAGGGTCGGAGCTTTGAGGGGTTGAATGAAGGTATTGAGAGATTTGAGGGTAAAAGTAATTTGGGCAGCAATGTGATTACTAGGAGTTTGAAGTTTGTCGATGGAGCAGATGACTCATTAAAAAAATCTAGTAGGAAGAGGAAGAAAGGTGAAAATGTGAACTGTAAGTTGAGGAAAAAAGGTGAAGAGGTGTGTGATGATGGTGTTGAGGTTTGGAGTTTGAAGTTTGTCGATGGAGCAGATGACTCGTTAAAAAAGTCTAGTAGGAAGAGGAATAAAGGTGAAAATGTGAATTGTAAGTTGAGGATGAAAGGTGAAGAGGTGTGTGATGGTGATGCCGAGGCTCGGCGTTTTGTGGGGTTGAATGGAAATACTGAGGGATTTGATGGTAAAAGTAAAGTGAAggatattgaagaaaataagaattttGTCTATGACGAAGAGCAATTGAAGTTTGTCAATGGAACAGATGGCTCGTTAACAAAGTCTAGTATGGTTAAGGAAGATTGTATTAGTAGGAAGAGGAAGAAAGGTGAAAATGTGAATTGTAAGTTGAGGAAGAAAGCTGAAGAGGTATGTGATGATGTTGAGGCTGGGGGTTTTGAGGGGTTGAATGGAAGTATTGTAAAATTTGATGGTAAAAGTAATTTGGACGAAGAGCATTTGAAGTTTGTTGATGGAACAAATGACTCGTTAACGAAGATTAGTATggttgaggaagattgtattAGTAGGAAGAGGAAGAGAGCTTTTGATACCATAGATGGTGAACAGTTGTGTGATGGCGTCGAGGCTCGGGGTTTTGGTGGGTTGAATGGAAGTACTGAGGGATTTGATGGTAAAAGTAATTTGGACAGCAATGTGATTACAAGGAGTGTTGTCTATGAAGAAGAGAATTTGAAGTTTGTGGATGGAACAGATGACTCGTTAACGAAGTCTAGTGTGGTTGAGGAGGATTGCATTAGTAGGAAGAGGAAGCGAGAATCTTATTTGGATTTGGTGAAGTGGGTTAGTGAAGTTGCGAGAAATCCTTGTGATCCTGCTATTGGTATTTTGCCGGAAAGGTCTAAGTGGAAGGATTATGGGACTGAAGTGGTATGGAAGCAGGTTCTGCTGATGCGAGATGACATGCTTTTGAAAAGGGATGTGGATACGTGTGGCCAGTACTCAATATTGCAG ATAAAACAGAAGATGCATCCATCTATTTATGATGATACTTCTGGTTCTGGAAGATTAAGATGCAGCCAGCGAGTCCTATCTGCAAAAGATCATCTGAAAAAGATGCGTGCACAGCAGTTTTCAGTGTCACCTTCAAGCTCTCATAGTGGCGAGGATCAGGTCGATGGACCAACTTCTGCAGAGTTGGCAGTTGGTTTTTGGTGGAAACAGCGCAGAAAGAGAATACCAGTTGGGTCACAGTTTCAAGCAGATGTTCCCAAATGGATTGAGGAGGTCTATGAAAGTGACTCTAAATGGTTGGGCATGGGAATCTGGCCGCTAGACAAACGAGGGAAAAAAAGAACGTTAATTGACAGAGGTCCTATTGGGAAAGGAAGGCAAGATACCTGTGGCTGCAAATCCCGAGGTTCTTATGACTGTGTCAAGTTTCATCTTTCCGAGAAAAGAAGGAAGCTTAAGATTGATTTGGGATCAGCTTATTATCAATGGAAATTTGACTATATGGGTGAAGAAGTTGCACTTTCTTGgttaaaagaagaagaacagaAATTTCAGGATATAGTGAAGTCGAACCCTTTGTCCGAGGAGAAGAGTTTCTGGAATGAGATATTTAAGTTCTTTTCAAACAAAAACAGGGAGTCTTTGGTAAGCTACTACTTTAATGTCTTCCTTCTACGGCGCAGGGGCAACCAGAATAGGAGTCATGCCAGTAATGTTGACAGTGATGATGATGAATCAGAATATGGACCTAGATTTGATTGTTTTGGGCGGGATGCTAAGTTCTCTATCTTTCGTTCCCCAAGGAAAAGCACACCCGGGTCAGAGGCGGTACAAGAATTTTGA